A genomic window from Winogradskyella sp. J14-2 includes:
- a CDS encoding ImmA/IrrE family metallo-endopeptidase, which produces MISEILKKSFEAKSTLDELLKHKLKSTGLSKTHFERLSGIQRKSLDAILKKSSKQTDIVNLLKLGEFLELSLEELLILHFKDRPTDEIKELQNSMDITYINKHFDLKTLASLDFVKIDDSVEDLTKRICEFFEIDSIYDYEQELNDALYSRTKRTFSDKMKDFWIKSSYKYFELIDNPNEYSRERLIDLIPKIKPYTQNVENGLLTIFQALFNIGVTVVFQPSLPKTQIRGATFFINKKPCVVITDFNKNYATIWFALIHELHHVLFDLDTIEDTKFHLSGEPDLFLLQEDKANEFASEYLLSSEKMRYIEKLINNPLIVSRFAKECQVHPSIIYSQYQWRQSELGNNYWGFFKEHFPDVNLATKNLNISNWDVQSLRLAAEKIRELLTV; this is translated from the coding sequence ATGATTAGTGAAATACTCAAGAAAAGTTTTGAAGCAAAATCTACACTTGATGAGCTATTGAAGCATAAACTCAAATCGACAGGTTTGAGCAAAACTCATTTTGAGAGACTTTCAGGTATTCAAAGAAAGAGTTTAGATGCAATTCTAAAAAAGTCTTCAAAACAGACTGACATCGTAAACTTGCTTAAACTCGGCGAATTTTTGGAATTAAGTCTTGAAGAACTCTTAATACTTCATTTTAAAGACCGACCAACTGACGAAATTAAAGAACTTCAAAATTCAATGGACATTACATATATCAACAAACATTTTGATTTAAAGACGTTAGCAAGTTTAGATTTTGTAAAAATTGACGACTCAGTAGAAGATTTGACTAAACGGATTTGTGAGTTTTTTGAGATTGATTCTATATATGATTACGAGCAAGAACTTAACGATGCTCTTTACAGCAGAACAAAAAGGACGTTCAGCGATAAAATGAAAGATTTTTGGATAAAATCTTCCTATAAGTATTTTGAGCTAATTGACAATCCTAACGAATATTCAAGAGAACGATTAATTGACTTAATTCCTAAAATAAAACCATACACTCAAAATGTTGAAAATGGTCTTTTGACAATTTTCCAAGCACTCTTTAATATAGGTGTTACAGTTGTATTTCAACCATCGCTTCCAAAAACACAAATTCGTGGAGCTACATTTTTTATAAATAAGAAACCGTGCGTAGTCATAACGGATTTTAATAAAAATTATGCTACAATATGGTTTGCCTTGATTCACGAATTACATCACGTTCTCTTTGATTTAGACACTATAGAGGACACCAAATTTCACCTTTCTGGAGAGCCAGATTTGTTTTTATTGCAAGAAGATAAGGCAAATGAATTCGCATCAGAATATTTGTTGTCTTCAGAAAAGATGAGATACATTGAAAAATTAATAAACAATCCATTGATAGTTAGTCGTTTTGCGAAGGAATGTCAGGTTCATCCATCGATAATATATTCACAATATCAATGGCGACAATCGGAGTTAGGTAATAACTATTGGGGCTTTTTTAAGGAACATTTTCCAGATGTGAATTTAGCGACTAAAAATTTAAATATTTCAAACTGGGACGTTCAGTCATTAAGATTGGCAGCAGAAAAAATAAGAGAACTCTTAACAGTATAA
- a CDS encoding addiction module antidote protein → MATTKFDIADYLDSEEMIAEYLNTVLEDGDSSDLIVAIGHIAKAIGMTKIAEQTGMSRPSLYKALSDGAKPQFGTIMKVLKAIGGQINVRPISA, encoded by the coding sequence ATGGCGACAACAAAATTTGACATAGCGGATTATTTGGACAGCGAAGAAATGATTGCCGAATACTTGAATACGGTTCTTGAAGACGGAGACAGTTCTGATTTGATTGTGGCAATCGGTCACATTGCAAAGGCAATCGGAATGACCAAAATAGCGGAACAAACTGGAATGAGCAGACCAAGCCTCTACAAAGCATTATCGGATGGTGCAAAACCACAGTTTGGAACCATAATGAAAGTGCTGAAAGCAATTGGCGGACAGATAAACGTAAGACCAATATCAGCGTAG
- a CDS encoding type II toxin-antitoxin system RelE/ParE family toxin: MIRTEKTSEFDKWISKLKDLRAKAKILFRIQKLESDGHFGDCKPVGDGISEMRINYAKGYRVYFKEKGNQIVVLLIGGDKSTQQKDIKKAKEIWNRIKDE, translated from the coding sequence ATGATAAGAACCGAAAAGACATCCGAATTTGACAAGTGGATTAGTAAGCTGAAAGATTTAAGAGCGAAAGCAAAAATCCTCTTCCGAATTCAGAAACTCGAATCGGATGGACATTTTGGAGACTGTAAACCTGTTGGAGATGGAATAAGCGAAATGCGAATTAATTACGCCAAAGGTTACAGAGTATATTTCAAAGAAAAAGGAAACCAAATTGTTGTTCTTTTGATTGGTGGAGATAAATCGACCCAACAAAAGGACATCAAAAAAGCGAAAGAAATCTGGAATAGAATAAAAGACGAATAA
- a CDS encoding DUF1643 domain-containing protein — translation MKYYCLPENDNEKRFALGIKGKRNLLCIALNPNTANAEKLDGTTRNLERIARDNGYDGWLMTNLYPTRNPKGNNLLNEADEKLFWENIQSIDTLVSSKELNIKDVLLGWGDDIKAKPYFSPSIYAIYDRLNKHGLNYYAFRVNQSGNPSHPSPMTINTKYKSDEKIKLTEFDFHSYAKQFKPMNFQ, via the coding sequence ATGAAATATTATTGCTTACCAGAAAACGATAACGAAAAAAGATTTGCACTCGGTATAAAAGGAAAACGAAACTTATTGTGCATTGCTCTAAATCCAAACACAGCAAATGCAGAAAAGCTGGACGGAACAACACGAAATTTAGAACGAATTGCAAGGGACAATGGATATGACGGTTGGCTAATGACCAACCTCTATCCTACTCGAAATCCAAAAGGAAATAATTTACTCAACGAAGCAGATGAAAAACTATTTTGGGAAAACATCCAAAGTATCGATACTCTGGTTTCATCAAAAGAACTAAATATAAAAGACGTATTACTCGGTTGGGGCGATGATATTAAAGCCAAACCATATTTTTCGCCCAGTATTTATGCAATTTATGACCGATTAAACAAACACGGTTTGAATTATTATGCTTTTAGAGTAAACCAATCTGGAAATCCAAGTCATCCATCGCCAATGACAATTAACACCAAATACAAGTCGGACGAAAAAATAAAATTAACCGAATTTGACTTTCATTCCTATGCAAAACAATTTAAACCAATGAACTTCCAGTAG
- a CDS encoding DUF4238 domain-containing protein: MTSRNTNIKQHYVPQYYLKNFADENGKFYVFDVNRENEYSTSPKKECYEKLLYDIKPELLNIFSKNSKHYEEVVDDNIRILNEEVSSILMNFLDGAIKTEKGFEFKRDDREKLYDFIILQTFRTPFYRERLSYLCVSFALRTGIRDLDDKEYLDAIHNLLLYGLIEQLYGLDFNLNKTYHLFFDHLIHEILNLKVQLRDAGKLFLLNKSDEKFITSNTPVNIRWKPDILAQIKALVTFQDKDKPVFEIGNYLEFMTIHLPISSDFSIFIFQKDVDKNLTKMKQAIGIIRDYNSDLALNLNYSTFLRSSDKVFSINNDFQKFLERRKNRINPALKFEFRE, encoded by the coding sequence ATGACATCGAGAAATACAAATATCAAACAACACTATGTACCTCAATATTATTTGAAAAATTTTGCGGATGAAAATGGAAAATTTTATGTGTTCGATGTTAATAGAGAAAATGAATATTCAACTTCACCAAAAAAGGAATGTTACGAAAAACTTCTTTACGATATAAAACCTGAATTACTAAATATTTTTAGCAAAAACTCAAAACACTACGAAGAGGTAGTTGATGATAACATTAGAATTTTAAACGAAGAAGTTTCTTCAATTTTAATGAATTTTTTAGATGGTGCTATAAAAACAGAAAAAGGCTTTGAATTTAAGAGAGATGATAGAGAAAAATTATATGACTTTATTATTTTGCAAACCTTCAGAACACCTTTTTACAGGGAAAGACTAAGTTATCTTTGTGTTTCATTTGCGTTAAGAACTGGAATTAGAGATTTAGATGATAAAGAATATTTAGATGCGATTCACAACTTACTTTTATACGGTCTTATTGAGCAACTTTATGGATTAGATTTTAATCTAAATAAAACTTATCATCTTTTTTTTGACCATTTAATACACGAGATTTTAAATCTCAAAGTTCAATTAAGAGATGCAGGTAAATTATTTTTGTTAAATAAATCAGATGAGAAGTTTATCACTTCAAATACACCTGTAAACATTAGATGGAAACCAGATATACTTGCTCAAATAAAAGCGTTGGTAACATTTCAAGATAAGGACAAACCAGTATTTGAAATTGGAAATTATTTAGAATTTATGACAATACATCTTCCTATATCAAGTGATTTTTCCATTTTTATTTTTCAAAAAGATGTAGATAAAAATTTAACTAAAATGAAACAAGCAATTGGAATTATTCGTGACTATAATTCTGATTTAGCATTAAATTTAAATTATAGTACTTTTCTGAGAAGTTCAGATAAGGTGTTTTCAATTAATAATGACTTTCAAAAATTTTTAGAGCGGAGAAAGAATAGAATTAATCCGGCATTAAAATTTGAATTTCGTGAATGA